One window of Marinobacterium aestuarii genomic DNA carries:
- a CDS encoding sialic acid TRAP transporter substrate-binding protein SiaP, whose product MKITKGLLTAALMAATAVSGLVGAGEKVRWAHVYEPSEPYHQWSEWAAQEINKRSNGRFEVEVFPASTLGKEVDLNQGLTLGTIDIIYTGQSFAAQTYGPLALSDAPYVFRDFDHWQKYTRSDLFAEFAEGYRQASGGNVILGDAYYGLRHVTSNKPITTPGDMEGLKIRVPNAPMYRLFPEAAGAHTSPIAFAEVYLALQQGVVDAQENPLPTIKAKKFYEVQQYIDLTGHVTGSNLLVAGGIFWNRLSEEDRELFRSVAQESADRVSADIAKSEAELVEWFRGEGVEVLEVDRAAFRAVTLPLLNGEVATWTQDQFDRLQAIR is encoded by the coding sequence ATGAAAATTACCAAAGGTCTGTTAACTGCGGCACTGATGGCGGCAACAGCGGTTTCGGGGCTGGTCGGCGCCGGTGAGAAGGTACGCTGGGCGCATGTGTATGAGCCTTCTGAGCCTTACCATCAGTGGTCCGAGTGGGCGGCGCAGGAGATTAACAAGCGCTCCAACGGCCGCTTCGAAGTTGAGGTGTTTCCGGCCTCGACGCTGGGCAAGGAAGTCGACCTGAACCAGGGCCTGACCCTGGGGACTATCGACATCATCTACACCGGTCAGAGCTTTGCCGCCCAGACCTATGGGCCCCTGGCCCTGTCGGATGCGCCCTATGTGTTTCGCGACTTCGATCACTGGCAGAAATACACCCGCAGTGACCTGTTCGCCGAGTTTGCCGAAGGCTATCGCCAGGCGTCGGGGGGCAACGTCATTCTGGGGGATGCCTACTACGGTCTGCGCCATGTCACCTCCAACAAGCCGATCACTACGCCTGGGGATATGGAAGGTCTGAAAATCCGCGTGCCCAATGCACCCATGTACCGCCTCTTTCCGGAAGCCGCCGGTGCCCATACCAGCCCGATAGCCTTTGCCGAGGTCTACCTGGCACTGCAGCAGGGTGTGGTGGATGCCCAGGAGAACCCGTTGCCGACCATCAAGGCGAAGAAGTTCTACGAAGTGCAGCAGTATATCGACCTGACGGGCCATGTAACCGGGTCGAACCTGCTGGTGGCCGGCGGCATTTTCTGGAACCGCTTGTCGGAGGAAGACCGCGAGCTGTTTCGAAGCGTGGCGCAGGAATCGGCCGACCGGGTGAGCGCCGATATCGCGAAATCCGAAGCCGAGCTGGTGGAGTGGTTCCGCGGCGAGGGTGTCGAGGTGCTGGAGGTGGACCGTGCGGCCTTCAGGGCGGTAACGCTGCCGCTGCTGAACGGCGAGGTTGCGACCTGGACGCAGGACCAGTTTGATCGCCTGCAGGCTATCCGCTAA
- a CDS encoding UxaA family hydrolase: MIISNVKKTALLNENDNVVLALEDIPRDAQLSSREVTATANIPRGHKVAVAAIKKGEAVVKYAQVIGFATTDIAPGDHVHNHNCAVEEFDRDYAFGTAVQEKTVDPTLAQRTFKGFVRTNGEVGTRNYIGIITSVNCSATVARLIADQVKNGGLLDKFDNVDGIVPLIHGAGCCIKSDGEGYQNLQRTLAGYARHANFAAVLIVGLGCEVMQIARLMDEAGLTEDERFQKLIIQDEGGTRKTVAAGVSIIESMLPAADACQRTEVPISHLTVALQCGGSDGYSGITANPALGVAADMLVAAGGTVVLSETPEIYGAEHLLTRRAASREVGDKLISLIHWWEDYASKNGGEMDNNPTPGNKLGGLTTIFEKSLGAIAKAGTTSLNGVYHYSEKIDTKGFVFMDGPGYDPCAITGQVASGSNLICFTTGRGSVFGYKPAPSIKLATNTDMYLKMEEDMDINCGDIISEQVSLEAKGREILELIIAVASGDRSKSELNGLGDHEFVPWQLGAQM; the protein is encoded by the coding sequence ATGATTATCAGTAATGTGAAAAAAACAGCGCTACTCAACGAAAACGACAACGTGGTGCTGGCGCTGGAGGATATTCCCCGTGATGCGCAGCTTTCAAGCCGCGAGGTTACGGCAACCGCCAATATTCCCCGTGGGCACAAGGTGGCCGTTGCCGCGATCAAAAAGGGCGAGGCTGTCGTCAAGTATGCCCAGGTGATTGGTTTTGCCACCACCGATATTGCCCCAGGCGATCACGTTCACAATCACAACTGTGCGGTGGAAGAGTTCGATCGCGACTATGCCTTCGGCACCGCGGTGCAGGAAAAGACCGTCGATCCGACCCTGGCACAGCGTACCTTCAAGGGCTTTGTACGCACGAACGGCGAAGTGGGGACCCGTAATTACATCGGCATCATTACCAGCGTCAACTGCTCCGCCACCGTGGCGCGGCTGATTGCTGACCAGGTGAAAAATGGCGGCCTGCTGGATAAATTCGACAATGTCGATGGCATAGTGCCGCTGATACACGGCGCCGGTTGCTGTATCAAGTCCGACGGTGAAGGCTACCAGAACCTTCAGCGCACCCTGGCCGGCTATGCCCGGCATGCCAATTTCGCCGCGGTGCTGATCGTCGGGCTCGGCTGTGAGGTGATGCAGATTGCGCGCCTGATGGACGAAGCGGGTCTCACTGAAGACGAGCGCTTCCAAAAACTCATCATTCAGGACGAGGGGGGCACCCGTAAAACAGTAGCTGCTGGGGTATCGATCATCGAGTCCATGTTGCCGGCCGCCGATGCCTGCCAGCGCACCGAGGTGCCTATCTCCCACCTGACCGTAGCGCTGCAGTGTGGCGGCTCCGACGGCTACTCCGGCATTACCGCCAATCCTGCACTGGGGGTTGCCGCCGATATGCTGGTAGCCGCAGGCGGTACCGTTGTGCTGTCTGAGACGCCGGAAATCTATGGCGCTGAACACCTGCTGACGCGCCGCGCGGCGAGCCGTGAAGTGGGGGATAAACTCATCAGCCTGATTCACTGGTGGGAAGACTATGCCTCCAAGAATGGCGGCGAGATGGATAACAACCCGACGCCTGGCAACAAGCTTGGCGGCTTGACCACCATTTTCGAGAAGTCCCTCGGCGCCATCGCCAAGGCCGGCACGACGTCGCTGAATGGCGTCTACCATTACTCCGAAAAAATCGACACCAAGGGGTTCGTGTTCATGGATGGGCCCGGCTATGACCCCTGTGCGATTACCGGCCAGGTGGCATCGGGTTCCAACCTGATCTGTTTCACCACCGGACGCGGCTCGGTGTTTGGCTACAAGCCGGCGCCGTCCATCAAACTTGCGACCAACACCGACATGTATCTCAAGATGGAAGAGGACATGGACATCAACTGCGGCGATATCATCAGCGAGCAGGTATCCCTCGAGGCCAAGGGCCGCGAGATTCTGGAACTGATCATAGCGGTTGCGTCCGGTGACAGATCCAAAAGCGAGCTCAATGGCCTGGGCGATCACGAATTCGTGCCCTGGCAGCTCGGCGCCCAGATGTAA
- a CDS encoding SDR family oxidoreductase → MLTKRLAGKTALVTAAAQGIGKATVELFAAEGARVIATDINAQALEALQGVAGVETRVLDVTDADAVAALARDIGALDVLFNCAGFVHSGNILEVSDKDWDFSFQLNVTAMFRMIRTFLPTMLEQGGGSIINMASVAGSLKGVPTRCAYGATKAAVVGLTKSVAADFVQQGIRCNAICPGTVESPSLEGRMQATGDYEKARADFLARQPMGRLGRPQEIAELALYLASDASAYTTGQSHVIDGGWLN, encoded by the coding sequence ATGTTGACCAAACGACTGGCGGGAAAGACCGCACTGGTAACGGCCGCGGCCCAGGGCATTGGCAAGGCCACCGTGGAGCTTTTTGCCGCCGAGGGCGCCCGGGTTATTGCGACCGATATCAATGCCCAGGCACTTGAAGCGCTGCAGGGTGTGGCGGGTGTCGAAACACGGGTGCTGGACGTAACGGATGCCGATGCCGTCGCGGCATTGGCCCGGGATATCGGTGCGCTGGATGTGCTGTTTAACTGTGCCGGTTTTGTCCACAGCGGCAACATTCTGGAAGTGTCAGACAAGGACTGGGATTTCTCCTTTCAGCTCAATGTCACGGCGATGTTCCGCATGATTCGTACCTTTCTGCCGACCATGCTGGAGCAGGGCGGCGGCTCCATAATCAATATGGCATCGGTCGCAGGCAGCCTAAAGGGTGTGCCGACGCGCTGTGCCTACGGTGCGACCAAGGCGGCGGTGGTGGGGCTGACCAAGTCGGTTGCCGCTGACTTCGTCCAGCAGGGTATTCGCTGCAATGCAATCTGCCCGGGCACCGTTGAGTCGCCGTCGCTGGAAGGCCGCATGCAGGCCACCGGTGATTACGAAAAAGCCCGTGCGGACTTCCTGGCGCGTCAGCCCATGGGACGCCTGGGTCGGCCGCAGGAAATCGCCGAGCTGGCCCTTTATCTGGCCTCTGATGCCTCGGCCTATACCACCGGCCAATCCCACGTTATCGATGGCGGCTGGCTCAACTAA
- a CDS encoding fumarylacetoacetate hydrolase family protein: MKLLRHGAKGQEKPGILDQDGNIRDLSGIVTDISGDALLPASLNKLAALDLSTLPLVDGSSRLGACVSGIGKFICIGLNYSDHAAEAGLEVPAEPVIFMKATSAVCGPNDNVEIPRKSEKTDWEVELGVVIGKTAKYVSKEQALEHVAGFCVVNDVSEREFQTERSGQWTKGKSADTFGPLGPWLVTRDEITDPQQLDMWLDVNGERRQTGNTRTMVFDVATIVSHLSQFMTLQPGDVISTGTPPGVGLGMKPPVYLKPGDRIDLCIQGLGQQRQSVVQGD, translated from the coding sequence ATGAAACTGTTACGACACGGTGCAAAGGGTCAGGAAAAGCCCGGCATTCTGGATCAGGATGGCAATATTCGCGACCTCAGCGGAATTGTTACTGACATTTCTGGCGATGCTTTGCTGCCGGCGAGCCTGAACAAGCTGGCTGCGCTGGATCTGAGCACGCTGCCCCTGGTGGACGGCTCAAGCCGTCTGGGCGCTTGCGTATCCGGCATCGGCAAGTTCATCTGCATCGGCCTGAATTATTCCGACCATGCCGCCGAGGCGGGCCTGGAAGTACCGGCAGAGCCGGTGATCTTCATGAAGGCGACCAGTGCGGTCTGCGGCCCCAATGATAATGTCGAGATTCCGCGCAAGTCCGAGAAGACCGACTGGGAAGTCGAGCTCGGTGTGGTCATCGGCAAGACCGCCAAGTATGTCAGCAAGGAGCAGGCGCTGGAGCATGTTGCCGGTTTCTGTGTGGTCAATGATGTGTCGGAGCGCGAGTTTCAGACAGAGCGCAGTGGTCAGTGGACCAAGGGCAAATCGGCGGACACCTTTGGCCCGCTCGGTCCCTGGCTCGTGACCCGGGACGAGATTACCGATCCGCAGCAGCTGGACATGTGGCTGGATGTAAATGGCGAGCGTCGTCAGACCGGCAATACGCGCACCATGGTGTTCGATGTCGCCACCATAGTGTCCCACCTGAGCCAGTTCATGACGCTGCAGCCGGGTGATGTGATCTCAACGGGTACACCGCCTGGCGTCGGGCTTGGCATGAAGCCGCCGGTCTATCTGAAGCCGGGTGATCGTATTGATCTGTGCATTCAGGGCCTGGGTCAGCAGCGTCAGAGCGTTGTACAGGGCGACTAG